The genomic DNA TTGTCtttgttcttttctctttctttctttaataaaaatcgGACACAGCCACGGCCCTTCTATACTTCGGTATTATTGATGTGATTAAACCAAGGTTATTAAATCTCGATAAAATTAGCTGAAATCcttgtaaataatttatatttttaagaaaatctgTTGACACAGAAAACTAGTCATATAGGTATATTCGAGTGCTAACAAACTAACACCGACCTTATTATGTCTTTTTGCATTTATAACACATGCTTGGCCAAGAAATACTGCTCCGATTTCATACCTTGATAAATgaaggaaaagaaatgaaattttcagtgACGCATTTCACTAAGCAAACGACTAACCATTACTAGCGGTAAAGAGGCAAATCgaagaaacaataaataaagtaaCAACAACTATTACCAACAACATAAACTTTGATCTTAAGTATGTAAGTAGATTATTGAGGTAAAAATTGAATGTATAGctttataattcaaattataaaaaaaaaagagaaaaaaataaagtgCGACGACTGAATCGTGGATATTATCGAAAAGGGCTGTACGATGACAgtgataaataaatactataaCTCGGAATTTCACTGCCTAAAATTTGTTTTTGTTCATCAAAACTTGTCGCTCCTGTATTCCCGattaatttcaatctttttactttcctaTACacgtttatatttaaatttatattgacaaaatgaaaaaaacggAAGTACAAAGGGAAAACATGGAGTTTGAAATAGTCtgttctataaaaatttattcatgTAGCAGAAAGAGAAACACGAGATGTGAACATATCTTTAATGTAAAACACTATTTAATGGATGGAATGTAATGAAAAAATGTCTTTGcaaaaagttttttttttataaacaatattctTTTCTAGAGACTACATCTAACAAGATGAAACAGAGTATAAATGTTCATAAAACAGAGAGAAACAGGGGGAGTGACAGATTGTATCTTTCAATCTTGTTTAGTTTAACATACTCTAAGCGTAATGTAATACTCTGATAATGCTAGGTCTTCGTTACGTGTTAAAAACATTAAGTTAAACATCATTATACATGAGGATAATAATAACTTTTTTTAAAAAGTACCGTTGTTTATTCTTATAAACTTAAATTTGCATGTTTGATAAGATTGCATGTTACAGCTCAAATTTTTCCAATCCTATACTTATGTGAATTTCGTAATCAaacaataaattgaaaaaagattAACTTTTGCATTTAGTTACAATGGTGCTGTTCAGTCATAAAATTTGTCTCTTTCTCTATGTTGTCTTAGATATCCAATAATACATATTTctcatatataataaattattatatattcaacaattttatactataataataaaaatgaaatcatTAGCAAATTTATTCTGAACAGCATCGAACTACAACGTGTTCTTGAGccaattttcttaaaataattcCTATTTACCTTATCTAAGCACATTATTAAACACCATAAATGATATAGCTATCCATTAAACATTATGGTGAGGGTATGCTTCCTAACAATCTTGAGCGGTGAACCGATTTCTTTCAGATTATAGTCAGATTTATGTTCCATCCGCGGAATGGGTACGATTCAGCAGATAGTCAAGATCATGTGCAATACGATCCAGCATACCACTCGTTGTAGCCTCGCAGTTTGTGATCACGATTTCAGGTGCCTTTTCTTCCCCATCAGGTTGTTTACGTTCCGTAGTATTAGCAATGTCAGGAATGACATTCACATGGTCTCTGCTGTTTAGTTCCGTTGCTGACAGTAATTCGACGTCGTTCTTCACAGCCAAGGTTACATCTGGCATTGCGCTTAAGCGCGATTCAACGTCAGCGCTACACAGAACTTTGGCTGAGCCCTCTGACGAGGGATTGTGTGCGATAAAGATTTGTCCTTGAGACTCCCTATATTTACCAAATTCCCGGAAACTGCAGCACTCGCTGGCGCCATATGACGCCTCGTTCATGCAGTGCAATGATCGTGGGGAAAACACGGTATCGAACACGACAGCTTCTTGATACTTTCGTGGACTAGTGCTATAATTTTCCAGGTTTATATCGTCCGAGTGATCGATGCGGATCTCTGGCAGGAATCTGCTGGTGACAGGGACGGAAGGTTTCGAATATGAAGATGAGGACTCGTTTATGAACTCGCGCATGTCTATACTACCCGCTGCAATCCCGCGAGCTTCTAAATACGGTTCACCGATACTTAAGGATGATGATGGCGGAGCAGTATCGTTCTCCACCTCGGCGCCGCTCTTTGAACACACTGGTAAGGAGATAAAttcaattgatttatttttatacttattattaataagttgatataattttcataaattaccTTTGATTGGCTCGGATGTTATATCCTCTTCTGCATCTTGTTTCCACTTTAATTTTCTTAAGATTACATCGACGGTAGTTAATTCGCCGTTCACGATATAGATTATCATTATAACAAAGCCCTAAATTTATGCGTGTCATCGTTAGATAttagatttttaattgtttcaaattaCTAGTCAGACTTACCAAAGCAGAAGAAAGAGAAGCGAATATGTAATGAAAGATGATAGAGgtagaatttatataaaagatGGAGGAGGCTTCCATTGCAATGACACCGCAAATAACTATGGCAGCTCGATGAAGCATTCGTAGTCTGAAGAAAAAAAGGTTTCAATTTTTCATCATATCATTATCTTTTAATTCGTATGACTTTTAATCGTATGATTTAACCGATTATACCTGGCCTCTATTGCTTCCTTTTTCATAACATTCTCCTCGACAAGAACATGAGCCTTGTGCAAGATTCCCAAATACAATAGCACAAATATGAGAAACATCATCGTTGCGcaagtaacaaaaatattataaacgcCGCTGCCAAAAATTAACCACCATGACTCATGTCTCCAACCAGTGCTTTTGTGTGTAAGTTCAGTACTTAATACAGCCAAGATAGGGACACCTACATTaaacaaaaatgagaaaaatgataaaaatctatattaaattttaattgatttttaatataattttccgAACCAGTAATCACTGCTATGACAGTAGGTTGAAAATGTTGACTGGATCGAATTTGAGTTAGACCAGCATAAATGATGAGAGCTTCCGATATAGGCGCTGACATACCAATCAAGAGGAAAGCTTCTAAAGTTATCGCTACGATCGCATAGGAactctaaaataaaataattattatcgcaAAAAGTTTCTGAAGTCAACATGTACATACTTGAATTACCTCTGGTAAGTGATTATACACGGCATAAATGAAAACAGCCATTGCTCCAACCAAAGCACCGCAACACTGAAGCTTTAAAAAATTCAACCAATTACGATTTTTCCACCAAAAGGTTCCGAGGATCAAAGAAGATATAAGACACTGTGCCAAACAGCTACCACATCCAAATATCACGATAAATGTGGTTTGTTCCTTTTTCGCAAATACTACCTGCATTGAATTATTTCTTTTGAGCTATTTCgtaattcgaaataaaatatttataacttatCTCAACTTACCCTTACAGCACGTGCCGTTAAAAAAACTGCGAAAGTTCCGCTACTAGGGCAGAGACAATGCGTTGTGGCATCACCTGGCGAAATATTTGCGATACAGCTATTGAGATCCCAGGAACCTATAACATCCATAAGGCCGCAAGACACATTCCATGAACTTGATTGGTTTTCTATGTGTTTTAGCTGTAGGTCTACCCAAATCTTATCATGTTTATCCAAATTGAAGGCAGGTACTGCCACTGTGACGATTCGAGAATTAATACGAAATTCCAGATCTGTGCCATCGCTGCGAATAAAAAGCATTTAAATTAAACGgttaaaacgttaaaacgttAAATGTAGGATTGCTATTGCTTACTCCAGTTCCTTGACATACGTGGCTGGAAGAAAATGAGACATATTCTTATAAACAATTACTATTCCATGTAGAGTGTTATTAAACTTTACACCACGTTGTCGTTTTTTCCATAACCGTACTGTCGTTTTGTCATCGTACCAATTTGGGTACCTATTAAATGATAAGcgaaatatataattacgtaattaGATATAATTACGTAAAAAGAATGTTATTTAACAAATGTTAATTACATGGATTCATCTATAGGGATTTGAAGAGAATGGGTAATACTATCTCCATTATGTTGTTGTAATTCTTGAATGTCTACCACTAATGAAGAAAGAGGTAAGTGCTTGTAAGGATGAGTAGCCACATTACACCAATGCACCAGGCTTCGTTGAGTTATTTGAAGAAGCAATAGAACTTTCTGTAAATTGTAAGCATTATGTATTTCTCTTATTCGTCAATTAAATTCTGATTAAATTTCTATACCTGTTGGCTTAAGATTGAATTTTTGTCGTCTAGTATTCGACTAATTATCTGTATCAAAGCCTCTATAGAGACATGTAAATCATATGGATTAACAATATGCTGATAACGCTCTATTTCCGCCAAGATACTCAGGATACGATCACCTTCGCCAGGATAGAGAGGCAAGCTACGCGATTGTAGAATTTTCCAGAAGATAAAGATCGTTCCAGAACCAGACGTGTTTTGATATCCTAATGTTAAGCTTTTAAACTTGTTATAACGTGAAACTAATGGTTCAAACaaacaaagagaaaaatctGGAGTTTGCCATTCAGGAGTGGTAGCATCTTTCATCGAACACAGTCTGGAGACTTTCTTGCCTACAAAATGTTGAGGACATTCTAACAATGCTTCAGATCCAGGAGCAGTATCTGGCCAAATTAATCCCCAGGATTTCCCCCTCAAGCAAATTGGTATTAATGTTCGATTCACGACTTCCACGCGAACGGACATGGACTTGTCTGCTACGTTACAGGTATATATCGCAGATTTCTGAAAATATAACACGATAAACATGCAAGAAACTTAAACctttaatatcaattttaagGATTTAGCGAATACCTGCgcgtttgtaatttttaatatacttcCAGTAGGAAATAAATCTTCCCAGACCTCGCTACCAAGTTCTAGCTTCAACAGAGCTTTGTTTTTCGTCCAACCGAATCCTATTCCAATATTGGGCACGTTAGGTGTCATACACGTTAATTGTATATTGGTTCCCTGCAGAAAAGACCGGTTTAGAGAAATATTAATCAATTTAATCAAACATTATTTCAATTTAAGTCCATAGCAAGTTTCAAGATTACCTTGTCTATAGTAGCGCTCATTGGCATCACTTTTACGTCTGGTTCATCTTTCACATCTACGTAAATACTCTTACATTGCTGCACGCCCCAATCGACTATTTGACAAGTGTATTGACCCGCATCAAGTAAAGTCGCTTTTTCGATGGTTAATATGGATGTGTGTAAATCGGAACCATCGTTGGGAAGATGTCTATACCAGATTTCCCTAAACAATGAAAGCTACTCTGTCTATTAGCTTGTCTAAACGTTAGCTATAGtctgataaaaaattaaatgatcGTTCAAGGTCACTGTAGAGTATATTCCCATCGCTTTATCTAGTTACCCTATGATCTGGTTTCTGATTACCTACCGATTACATGCTTTTTGTTTACAGCAAGAAGTGACTTTAAAAGGTTTATATCATGGATGATATAAACTTTGATAATAACTCTTATTTTTTCACCTGATGGCTTTATTCATGTTCACCAGCATATTGTCTTTGTACCATGTGAAGTTTATGTTATAACTGCCTTGAGCAGCGCAAGACAGAACGAATTGATCTCCCGGGTGAATTTCGTGTTCATTTCCTTGATTCAACCTGAGACTCTAAAAAAGATGTTGATCGAGATAATTGAAATCTATGACGAGTACTCTAACAAGATCAATGATACGTACCTGCAATTTAAGTGCAGGCTTTTGTTGAAAGGTAAAATGAGTCGATTCGAGGGATATCTCGCTGAGCCGTCGACGTTGGACCAATTTGTTGAGGGACTCTCGAATTTTGTCTCCATCCTCAGAGTTTCCAAAAAAATGGAAAGTGATTTCCGATGTGGGTCTACATAATGGACGCGCAAACCATGAGAAGCTATTTTGActgtttttatctttttatataattttttattacatctaaatatttttgttttactatctaagaataatttatagtaaaatatgtccttcatatttttgtataatgtgtctttctttttatttacggTCTCGATTAAAATGTAACTGAACTCTATTGCTTAATGTACCTACTCACGTCACGCTCAGGATTTGTAAATCCTCCATGGACGAGATATTAGAATTCCTTAAATACTTTGTAAGCTGCGAAGAAATTGCAACGTATTAAAAAACGTCGGTCGAACATTTCGAGGAGATATCGAACAAGAAATTACaggaataaataaaaacaaatgttTTTTTTTGATAACATCTTTATGTATTATCGCAAAATAATCATTGAGTAAAGTAACAACATATTCTTCCAAAATCTAacgattacaaaataattatattcttcGTCTTCTTGTTATGTTCAATAATTGTATGGTAATAAGGCTGCTCGTATATACACATGTACgaacatgtacatacatataaacatattatatatatccgCACAATCCATGCGATACTTAGTTTTGTATCGCTTATTTTTTCGAGCGAATATCACGATTAGAACCGTTCATTGTGATCGAGATGTACGCAGAAATACAATAATTTCCATCTTATCTCTAGAACGCTAATCTTGTCTGCTATCAATGCCGCTCTACTCGGCTTCAAGCGTTGGTTTTTGCAAATCATGATACACGAACGCAAAAAGTTGTTTAATAAGCTCCATCTGTGTTTCAAAGTGCCAGTGCTGAAGTTGCTATCTCTGTGTCATCTTCCCAACATCCAACGACTCTTCTTGAAGGTTCAGAGCTTCATACGATTGTGTGACTGCATCCAGTCGAAAAAGAACTCGTTCTTGATAGATTAGCACGTTTTAAATTCACTCCGGAGTATCTAAGAAATATGGATCGTCGTTGGAGATAAGAACGCAGGATAAGTCGCCGCTTCCAGGACATAGATGATCTCGTATCCTCTCTCTGGATACTCTCAACACCTTGATCCCCGTCTCGCGGCAATATGCTTCCAATAGTATTATCTGCAGATGACTGGCGGAATCCATATTAGCGTCGAACGGCACGAGGCAGATAGTACCCTGGCTGTTCTCGCATTCCTTGGATGCCAAGGCTCTTAACGTCGGTAGCATACCGCAAGTTATTGTGCTTCTAGGATATCTTGGCATTTCTTTCTGTTCGATCCATGATAAACTGCCACTGAAAATCAATTGAGGTTAGTGCACCGAGATTCATACTATTTTGTCAACTTTTTAATCAACGAATATTCGACGATACCGAGGGAAGCTTGCAACAACAGATCAAACGTTAATTTCTGAAATACGTTACTTTAATGTCTACTTCTGAATATGACCTTTCATTATTAAGAAGTGTAACAATTGGGAATAACGCGCAAGAATCGTAATCAACAGTTTCGCAAACATTTCTCGATAAAGTTGCAACGCATTCCGTCGTAACGTGGTCGAATTAATCGCGAGATCGACTAACATCACGCGTCATCTAAAAACGTAACGAATGTGAAAGATGAAAATTTATACCTGTCAGTCATCGTAGATGATGCGTAGGATTGTTTTGTACAGCGTAAGTTTTGGCAACGCGTCATATCTCTGAGTATCTGTTTCTGATTGCTTTTCGGTTTGCCGTTTCCTGGCGCGACTCGTTTGCACACTTCACTGAACGTTGgaattttctcgtttttgataGCCAGTTTATAAGAGGTAGCGTACACTTTCGTTGGTGATCCACTTATTCACTGATCAATTCTGGGAACCTGTACGTCGGCACGCACGAATCGTCTTTCCGATACAATCTTATGCAACAGTGAAAGACTTTCACGATCGCTTCCGCATAAAGTACATGTACCGACACTATAACTCGATCGAGGTTTCAACACGAATGACCTCGATAGCCGATACGCGCCGCTTTTATAACGATCTTGCCCCCACCGCCACCTGTGCTATATATCTACGGGTATTCCAGATAAGCCATGTCGAGTCTGTGTACACAGAACGGAGCTTTTTATCCAAGAATTGGCTGCGACAGCTTTTACCAGGAAATGAAATAACTCGAAGGGCAAAGCTAACGAAAGCtcaatgataattttatttataggtTAAAATCTTCTCGTTGTGAGAATACGGGCGTGGAACATTCTCATGCATatgacaataatttatttacaattggAATTTTAAGGAAAAATTTTCGttatcaatttttctaaaattgttatatattcCTGACAAATTTCACAACGTACTTATAGATTAGAACTAGCAGAATGCGTCGTGTTGCCATTAAATTAAATCGCgaacattctaacgtaataatccatgtAATTGGTGAAAGAGGAAATTGCGTACAATCCATACGAAAGTAGCTACGAAAGTAGTTACGATAAATAATGATTTTAGTTACAAATGCAAAGTTTAGGCGTCATATTAAAATAATGTCCGGGTCAGGAATTTCGTTTACGATCTCTGTTCACGAGAAATATCGTTTGCCTGTATTGCATACGATCTAGACAAGGATGAAACAGCAAGGAATTTTAACTCTGGAATGGAAATCTTAACTGGTGAATGAGATAGCGTTTTTTCCGTATGCATAGTGGCATAACCTTGTCAAGTACGTATGTATTAACTTTCCAGTGACGACTCTTCATATTCGAAGCGACATAAAAGTAAACATTTTTGTTATCGTACACGGCCACTGGATGTGATAGATAccatgaaaaatttgtttaacaagTTTCGCATCCATTTTCCTCGACAGGACGTCTCAGGTCAATAGCATGTGCTTCTATCATCGTGCATGATGCAAACGGGTTGAATCTTGTATCTCTGGTTTCATCAGCCTTGCGATTCGACAGATTTGCTGATAATCCAGGTGGAAATCTACCTGAACATCGCGGATTGTCGAGGGGAATTTCAAAAAGTCGATACCTCGCATCTGTTTTGGTCTGTCCCCTATTCTATCTGTCTCTCACTCCCGTACATTGATCCTTTCGCTTTCTTTGTCCCATtcatatacgtattatatcgtTCTCATTTATCTCCAATCGCTTTTCATACCGTTGTATTCCGTAAAAAAAACACGAGTGCGCTAAAATTAGATCGATCCTACGTAATGATTCTAATTTCAACAAACTGAAAAATTGATGCGTTATGTAATCAATTGGTTATAACCGTTTCATAATGATCAGTGACAGATGAATTTGCTATTTTCGAAATTGGAAAGGTTTTACCTATCTTGAATTTGGCAAACTTTTAAACCTTTTTGTTGATCGtgcgatttttcttttttagttttGCAGAATATGGATTGAAGAAACGATCGGTCAGCTACCTCGGGAACGCGCATGCGCAATCAATCCACCGGGAATTCCGAACCTCTCGGGCAAAAAATCGCAGACTATAGCTTCGAAAAGAGGTCGATTCTTGGTATATACGCAGCTCGGATATATCTACTAAGAATTAACTGATCGCGGACTGTTCCGCACATATAAACATTGAGAACGTTGCGTGGATCATGCATAAGACCGATtaggattttattaaaatgtcaCGTGTTATGCAGGCATGGAAAAAGAAGGCAAACGCTCGATTTGGTACGTTCCAAGATAGTACGTGCTTTGGTTCCGTTTACTTTCGAAATAATGAATGAAACGGTGACCTTGTGGGATCATCAATCACCGAACTTCTCAAGCTTCcaatttcttcttattttatatatttcaattcaGAGTTGAATATTAAATTCGGATCGAAAGGCTTTTGTTTTCAAAATGTGGTGTAATCAACACCACAATTTTCGCAATTGAAGTTTCAACCTGGCGTCGAGTTTTTTAATCGTCGCGATCTTATCGGTtctgaagaaaagaaaagaaaaaagagaaagaaagaatgagTATTTCTCGTTACGAGCGATAAGATCGTAATTTTCGTTATCGTTCTGCAAATGTAATGTTTTATCGTTTCCTAAGATTCTCTGAAACGTTTTTATATCAAAAGAGTAAATAAAAGTACGAGATATTATTAAAACCTCGTCGACTAACGCTGTccaatgaaaaaaaatatatcgtttgTCTGTTTAGACTGCCGGACGATCGAGAGAATAGTATTTTTTTACGAATCTTTTAAAAGAACGATTTCCAAAAATTTGACGGGCATCGGTATCGAGAAATTCTGTGATGGAATCGCTGAATGTGATTCAGAAGTAGTGCGTGCCATTTTTGAGCATACTGAGATTGTTAGGAGCCATATGACGCCAGAGAtccaactatttcttttaactcccaactgtaatttataccacACGCAATACGAAAGAATTTCGGAGTCGAAAGGGATAAAGAGAAGCGTTTTCTTGGAACCTTTTTGGTCGATTTATTGGCCAGGTGGCCAGGCTCTCACTAGATTTGTACTGGACGAAGGAAGAACGCTTTTTGAATCCTCGAAGGAAATTTTGGATCTTGGAGCTGGATGTGGTGCCACCGCTATTGCTGCAAAGCTCGTTGGCGCTGACAGGGTTATTGCCAACGATATCGATAGAGGTTCGTATAATTTCACATAAGATAGTCGCCCATACGATTCCATGCATATGAAGAATGTATATCATTAATATTCTGTATTTTCCATCAAACGTCAATGAATTTGCTAGAAAGGAAGTTGCGAATTGGAAAATAACGATTAAGAAGCGATAATGTAAATTTCTTAGTCGCTTGGAAGTCCATCGTTACTTAAAACGGGAGGAGCAGATAAAATCGCGTTGTTATGTATGAACGTCTCGTGAGAAGGAATGCGCGGCTCGTTTTACGTTTCATACATTTCCTCGTTCGGGATCAGCGGCATTAAAATACAATCGTCGTGTAGACGGTACTGTTCACAGACATTCCGCTACCGGggaattattatcattatcattggGAAACGTTGAAgcagtttgaaatatttacacgaGCAAAGGAAATTCACTATCTACATGGGGAAGAACCGAGTGCATTGCGCTCGATAGAACGAGTCGAGCGAGTCGATGGAAATACCCTGTAGAAACAGAAAAAACGAAAAGACGCTGGTAGAATTGACGTCACTTGTGCACCTGCTCAGGTAGCCAGAAAGCAACGTAGCAACGTCTGGATTCGGATGCCAGATTTCTAAACGGTCGATGCAAAGTTGTACGCACTCGTGCTATATAATATAGCCGCTATAAATAATTTGTGTAGAGCCTTTCTCATTGGGGAATAAATTAGCAAAGACGTAATAAGTAAAAGTACAAGTTGTAGAATAAcgtataaaaaatatgcaaagtatCGATAGGAGTGGTATAAAGAGGATGTGGAACTCCTTGGATAAACGTAAATGTCGAGGTCAGCCCAAGGCCACGCAcatgtacaattttaatttttgtatgcGAAATATTTGAGCTTAAAACAGGGtcaatgctttttttatttccaagAAAGAACTAGGTAACCTTAACGGTGTATCGAATAAACTGAAGAAACTTCGAAGAATCGATGTCACGATAATATTCCGACCTGTGATCACGTTTTCCCTTAATTGCATCAGCGTGTTTCTCACGTGTCGTACTTGGAGAACACGAATCGATAATAAAGTAACTACCGGTATTTACGTTACATTAGGCGATACTGGGAATTCATTTCATTTCGTATGAATGAAATTTCCATCGGTAACTTTAGTATTCAATCATTCAAAGTATTCGAACTTGAACAAggttttattgaatattaaatgacTATATTTCTCTTTTCGTAGCGGTATCAGAAATCGAGAACCGTGTTCCGAATGGTTACGAGGAAAATCAAACATGTGGGTCACACCACACGGTATTCCCCATATCACGGAGGTACGAGCGCGAAGGGTCTGGTTCTGTTAGTACGTCAGTGAAAGGTCTTCCATTTCTGGGTTCTACGTCCGTTGCATTTTAATCGCCCCTTCGTGAGCCAATCGAATGTTGCTGACTCACCAATATCACATTGTAATATGTACCTATTAACGCGATATTTCCATTAATATCTCACGCGGCTGGAAAATTATGCTAACAAGCTGCGTGATATCGTACTTCTACAGACGGAAGGAGAAGAATTGTGCAAAGAATCGGAGCAGATCAATTTTTAACAAGAGAATGAAATGACCTATAGAACATTCGAAAGTTTCAACGTACTTGCATCGAGTCGTGAACTTGTAATCCAATTGTTTAGGCGAATCTATAGTCGCGATATCCTCGGCTGCACTCGACCTTAGAGGTCGCACTTGACAACGGTAGATTAATGTTACATTAACCGATCAATCTTCTTCAAGTACTCTACACGCTTGCTGCGTCTTGATATCGGCTCGGcgatttcttttatcttatccGAGATTTGCAGACACGTAATGCTTTAGTATCTATTAGCGTACTTATAGTAATTGTTTGATCGACATGTTTCATTCGAATGATTTCATCGAAATGGATTATCGTTGCTAAATTGGCGACTGCTCCGTTTAGAAGCATCAATGGAACAGTCGTTGATGGAAATTGAAGCGTTGctacttttacgtaatatcgCTTGTTCGAAGATTAGCACATGCCTGGAATTTTACGTAATCTCGATATGTTCTCGTTAAACGGCTATAAAAGATACTGCTCGTaagatttatcttattatttgcCATTATAAACATGTTTATATAAACATTCTACCATCTCGATATTCGTTTGTGTGATTTCAGTTGCATGTACAGCTATTTCCATGAACGCTATTCTGAACCGCGTGAATGTCAAAGTGTCTCGACAAAACCTGTTATATGAATTGCCCGAAAAGACAATCGATGTTATTTTCATTGGAGATATGCTGTACGACGCAGAGATTGCTGCTACTTTAATTCCATGGCTCGAAAAAGCGCGCGATAATGGGACGAGGATTTATCTAGGAGA from Bombus terrestris chromosome 11, iyBomTerr1.2, whole genome shotgun sequence includes the following:
- the LOC100648646 gene encoding uncharacterized protein LOC100648646 isoform X1 codes for the protein MHSSRMKSMVISFSFLFHLTLIDGGSTTTEVSCGNRLTAPRGVIQTPNFPRSFPVPIKCRWVIDVSDIPATNSSIVVYLTQVYVYKGLSFTEYAYYESESMNFGASLIKEITEGNVFQYKLFRTFRPFLVIEFELDRLEGNHVRVLNNLLDVYGFNVTYQMTEDVPNSDCCSVQHCSYSGNCLVSGDYTSFWCDCFEGFSGKNCNQGPLCFDDRKNPTCQNEGTCKQIGAEAMTCECANGYVGRNCEIHLLDTVDGECGLENCIIQCPYDKEEQQPCVCRNGTKIYNNRSRYECRIKLSNVTSLKSGLITQHGSVESYVGKQLTKYLRNSNISSMEDLQILSVTPTSEITFHFFGNSEDGDKIRESLNKLVQRRRLSEISLESTHFTFQQKPALKLQSLRLNQGNEHEIHPGDQFVLSCAAQGSYNINFTWYKDNMLVNMNKAIREIWYRHLPNDGSDLHTSILTIEKATLLDAGQYTCQIVDWGVQQCKSIYVDVKDEPDVKVMPMSATIDKGTNIQLTCMTPNVPNIGIGFGWTKNKALLKLELGSEVWEDLFPTGSILKITNAQKSAIYTCNVADKSMSVRVEVVNRTLIPICLRGKSWGLIWPDTAPGSEALLECPQHFVGKKVSRLCSMKDATTPEWQTPDFSLCLFEPLVSRYNKFKSLTLGYQNTSGSGTIFIFWKILQSRSLPLYPGEGDRILSILAEIERYQHIVNPYDLHVSIEALIQIISRILDDKNSILSQQKVLLLLQITQRSLVHWCNVATHPYKHLPLSSLVVDIQELQQHNGDSITHSLQIPIDESMYPNWYDDKTTVRLWKKRQRGVKFNNTLHGIVIVYKNMSHFLPATYVKELDDGTDLEFRINSRIVTVAVPAFNLDKHDKIWVDLQLKHIENQSSSWNVSCGLMDVIGSWDLNSCIANISPGDATTHCLCPSSGTFAVFLTARAVRVVFAKKEQTTFIVIFGCGSCLAQCLISSLILGTFWWKNRNWLNFLKLQCCGALVGAMAVFIYAVYNHLPESSYAIVAITLEAFLLIGMSAPISEALIIYAGLTQIRSSQHFQPTVIAVITGVPILAVLSTELTHKSTGWRHESWWLIFGSGVYNIFVTCATMMFLIFVLLYLGILHKAHVLVEENVMKKEAIEARLRMLHRAAIVICGVIAMEASSIFYINSTSIIFHYIFASLSSALGFVIMIIYIVNGELTTVDVILRKLKWKQDAEEDITSEPIKVCSKSGAEVENDTAPPSSSLSIGEPYLEARGIAAGSIDMREFINESSSSYSKPSVPVTSRFLPEIRIDHSDDINLENYSTSPRKYQEAVVFDTVFSPRSLHCMNEASYGASECCSFREFGKYRESQGQIFIAHNPSSEGSAKVLCSADVESRLSAMPDVTLAVKNDVELLSATELNSRDHVNVIPDIANTTERKQPDGEEKAPEIVITNCEATTSGMLDRIAHDLDYLLNRTHSADGT